Proteins encoded in a region of the Ziziphus jujuba cultivar Dongzao chromosome 3, ASM3175591v1 genome:
- the LOC107421911 gene encoding pentatricopeptide repeat-containing protein At5g16420, mitochondrial-like, whose protein sequence is MLCHHYRLHCHHALLPKTLATSFLQLVTGVTINIRSLSIESYTVTPPIKPWPQRLYPKRLVSMITSQQNLDLALQIFHYAGNFHPGFSHNYETYHAIIQRLSRARAFEEVESLLSCLHKSQLKCGEELFITVIRNYGLAGQPKLSLKTFLRIESFSVQRSVRSLNTLLNALVQNKRYDLVHLVFVNCKKRFGVVPNVFTCNILIKALCNSNNIDGALKLLDEMPAMGMVPNVVSYTTVMGGYVSRGDMVGTKRVFTEILDRGWLPDASTYTILMVGYIKHGKLADAIKVMDEMDENGIDPNDVTYGVMIEAYCKESKSGEALNLLDDMLGKKYIPSSALCCKVIDVLCSQGKVEDACELWKRLLKKNCTPDNAITSTLIHWLCKQGKIWEARKLFDQFEKGSIPSVLTYNTLIAGMCEKGELCEAGRLWDDMVEKGCTPNVFTYNMLMKGFCNFGKAEEGIRILEEMIGKGCFPNKTTYNMLIEGLYDLGKEGEASQVLSMAMSCGVIDNDSWVHFFKKIIGELGTGTGVLDQILSDNAI, encoded by the coding sequence ATGTTGTGTCACCATTACCGCCTCCACTGCCATCATGCCCTCTTGCCCAAGACCTTGGCCACTTCATTTTTGCAATTGGTTACTGGTGTCACCATCAACATCCGTTCCTTATCCATTGAATCATATACAGTTACTCCCCCAATCAAGCCCTGGCCCCAACGCCTCTACCCAAAGCGCCTTGTCTCAATGATCACTAGCCAGCAGAATCTTGACCTTGCCCTCCAAATCTTCCATTATGCTGGAAACTTCCACCCAGGTTTTTCCCATAATTACGAAACTTACCATGCCATCATCCAACGTCTCTCACGAGCCCGTGCTTTTGAAGAAGTCGAGTCCCTGCTCTCCTGCCTACATAAATCTCAATTAAAATGCGGTGAAGAACTTTTTATCACTGTCATTCGTAATTATGGCCTTGCAGGTCAACCGAAATTGTCGTTGAAAACCTTTCTACGCATTGAATCTTTCAGCGTCCAGCGTTCTGTGAGATCCTTGAACACTTTGTTGAATGCTTTGGTTCAAAACAAGCGCTATGATTTGGTGCACTTGGTGTTTGTAAATTGTAAGAAGAGATTTGGCGTGGTGCCCAATGTGTTTACTTGTAACATTTTGATTAAAGCATTATGCAACAGCAATAACATAGATGGTGCTCTTAAGTTGTTGGATGAAATGCCTGCCATGGGAATGGTCCCTAATGTGGTCTCTTACACAACCGTTATGGGTGGATATGTTTCACGGGGTGATATGGTTGGCACCAAAAGGGTTTTTACTGAAATTTTGGATAGAGGTTGGCTACCTGATGCCTCTACCTATACCATTTTGATGGTTGGGTACATTAAGCATGGGAAATTGGCTGATGCTATTAAGGTGATGGATGAAATGGATGAAAATGGGATTGACCCAAATGATGTTACTTATGGGGTTATGATTGAAGCTTATTGTAAAGAAAGCAAGTCTGGTGAAGCACTTAACTTGCTGGATGATATGCTTGGGAAGAAGTATATACCAAGCTCAGCGCTTTGTTGCAAGGTTATTGATGTACTATGCAGTCAAGGAAAGGTGGAAGATGCTTGTGAGTTGTGGAAAAGGCTTTTGAAGAAGAATTGTACTCCTGATAATGCTATTACAAGTACACTTATACATTGGCTTTGTAAGCAGGGTAAAATATGGGAGGCAAGGAAATTATTTGATCAGTTTGAGAAGGGTTCAATTCCGAGTGTTCTTACTTACAACACACTTATTGCAGGAATGTGTGAGAAAGGGGAGTTGTGTGAGGCGGGTAGGTTATGGGATGACATGGTGGAAAAAGGGTGTACTCCTAATGTGTTCACCTATAATATGCTAATGAAGGGCTTCTGTAATTTTGGTAAAGCGGAAGAGGGGATTAGAATTTTAGAGGAGATGATTGGTAAAGGATGTTTTCCTAACAAGACTACTTACAATATGTTGATTGAGGGTCTATATGACTTGGGAAAGGAAGGAGAAGCTTCACAAGTTCTTTCAATGGCAATGTCGTGTGGAGTCATTGACAATGATTCCTGGGTTcacttctttaaaaaaataattggtgAATTGGGTACGGGAACAGGAGTTCTTGACCAAATACTCTCAGACAATGCTATATAG
- the LOC132799323 gene encoding disease resistance protein RPV1-like, whose product MEVLQISFDGLEDKDKNIFLLIACFFKGSGHKDFLPSILEKIDLPRISVGNLSDNDKDYVTSILKKCSFNPIIGIRNLGDKSLLSIKDNKIWVHDLLEEMGWKILEKKSLTEKLGREIKLWNVSNVSYVLKNCTHLPKLRSVRLFGCINLTEIFNDFTLVPNLEVLDLGHCRKLSKIDPSIQFLGKLIHLDLRGCISLENLPPSLRGMVSLKILYLGGCHTLRDLPKDIVCLKSLELLNIQDTAITHVPIAILKNLRELFFDRSSRFHEWHHPGSFAALDYKRLSRRRSI is encoded by the exons ATGGAAGTACTTCAAATAAGCTTTGATGGACTGGAGGACAAAGACAAGAATATATTCCTACTCATTGCTTGCTTTTTCAAGGGAAGTGGTCACAAAGACTTTTTGCCAAGTATACTGGAGAAGATCGATCTTCCAAGAATAAGTGTAGGAAATCTTAGTGATAATGACAAAGACTATGTTACAAGTATACTGAAGAAGTGCagttttaatccaataattggTATACGAAATCTTGGTGACAAATCTCTCTTGAGCATTAAAGATAACAAAATCTGGGTCCATGATTTATTGGAAGAGATGGGTTGGAAGATTTTGGAGAAGAAATCACTTACAGAGAAGCTTGGAAGAGAAATTAAGTTGTGGAATGTTTCAAATGTCTCATATGTTTTGAAGAATTGTACG catTTACCCAAACTGAGATCTGTCCGACTATTTGGCTGCATCAATCTTACCGAGATATTCAACGACTTCACACTGGTTCCAAATCTAGAGGTGTTAGATCTTGGTCACTGTCGGAAGTTGTCAAAGATCGACCCATCCATTCAATTTCTTGGAAAGCTTATTCATTTGGATCTTCGTGGTTGCATTAGTCTGGAAAATCTGCCACCCAGTTTACGTGGTATGGTATCTCTTAAAATTCTTTATCTTGGAGGTTGTCATACACTTCGGGATTTACCAAAGGACATAGTGTGTTTGAAGAGTTTGGAACTGCTAAATATCCAAGATACTGCAATAACACATGTGCCAATTGCTATTTTGAAAAATCTCAGAGAACTATTCTTTGACCGTAGTTCTCGTTTCCATGAATGGCATCATCCAGGATCTTTCGCGGCATTGGATTACAAAAGACTTTCACGACGGCGTTCTATTTAG
- the LOC107433541 gene encoding disease resistance protein Roq1-like has product MKRPYSSPSASSSSNSKRPKKYDVFLSFRGEDTRNKFTSFLFRALKEKGIHHIFIDDELKRGKDISELFGKIEESSCSIIVLSTNYANSTSCLKELVKILDCRNTMEQIVLPIFFLVEPAHVRNKTGAFGEAFNELKEKKEKEKAILTENKREDIEKELKRWEDALTQLGGISGFPLTERDNQAEFIDDFVLKVSEEYVGSPNIISKGLFGMHSRMEKLKSYVYKSKSGAEFIGICGMGGIGKTTIARTFYELESSQFESISFLENVKGNYLKSLKEQLLSDTFEGENAQPTVEL; this is encoded by the exons ATGAAAAGACCCTATTCTTCTCCCTCTGCTTCGTCCTCATCTAATTCAAAACGTCCAAAAAAGTATGATGTGTTCTTGAGTTTCCGTGGAGAAGACACTCGCAACAAATTCACATCGTTCCTCTTTCGTGCGTTGAAGGAAAAAGGAATTCATCATATCTTCATAGACGATGAACTCAAAAGAGGAAAAGATATTTCCGAACTGTTTGGAAAAATAGAAGAGTCAAGTTGTTCAATTATCGTTCTCTCAACAAACTATGCTAATTCAACATCGTGCTTGAAAGAACTTGTCAAGATTCTTGATTGCAGGAACACCATGGAGCAGAttgttttaccaatttttttccttgtgGAACCAGCTCATGTGCGAAACAAGACTGGAGCGTTCGGAGAAGCATTTAATGAACtcaaagaaaagaaggaaaaggagaaaGCAATATTGacagaaaataaaagagaagacATCGAGAAAGAGCTGAAAAGATGGGAAGATGCGTTAACACAGCTAGGCGGAATTTCGGGATTCCCTTTGACTGAAAG GGATAATCAAGCAGAATTTATCGATGACTTTGTTTTAAAGGTATCAGAAGAATATGTTGGTTCTCCAAACATAATTTCTAAGGGCCTATTTGGAATGCATTCACGCATGGAGAAGCTGAAATCATATGTTTATAAATCAAAGAGTGGTGCTGAGTTTATTGGAATATGCGGGATGGGTGGTATAGGCAAAACAACAATTGCCAGAACTTTTTATGAATTGGAGTCTTCTCAATTTGAAAGTATTAGCTTCCTTGAAAACGTTAAAGGAAATTATCTAAAGTCCCTTAAAGAGCAGCTTCTTTCAGATACTTTTGAGGGGGAGAATGCACAGCCAACTGTGGAACTATAA